ACAAATTATTAAATGAAATCAATAAAACCTCTTATGAAAATCAAATATATAACATAAAAAATAATCAAAATAACTTTAAAGAAGATTATTATAAAACAGGTAGATATAATGGTGTTAAAGTTGACGGCGGAACTGAGTACAAAGATAAAGAAAATAGATATACTTTTGAAAGCAGCGTTAGTTATGGGGATTTTTATGTTCAAGGTGAAAAAGTTAAAAATGATGAAAATAAAGTTACCTACGGAGCTAAAAGAAGCTTAAAAGATTTAGTTTTTTCTAAAGATGATAATGAGTTAAGTAAATTAAAAGTAACAAGGGATATTACTAAAATTGATTTAAAGCAAGGAATTGAAAGTCAAAAATTATCTCTAATAAATTTATACAAAGATTATAAAGATAATCAATTTGAACTTAAACTTAAACAAAATGCTTTACAAACTTTGGAAAAAGAAAAAAAAGTTCTAGAAAAATCTTACCAGATGGGATCAATACCTAAAATTGATTTAGATAGTCTTTTAGTAAGTTATAATAGTATTAAACTAGAGATTGATAAAATTGAACATATCTTAGAAAAAATTATTGAAAGATTTTATTATGATTACGGTTTAAAACTTCAAGAAGCTAAACTAGCGGATATTGCTCCAAATAAAAATAATTTAGAGAAATATATATCTTTAGTTGGAGAAAAAGATTTGAAAAAACTAAATCTTGAAAAAGAAATTACAAAAGAAAATATTAAATATTTAAAGTATGATAATAAAGTTCCGGAGATATCAGTAGGAGTTGAAAGGAATACTTTAAATGATGAAAATAGAGTATTCTTAAAATTCTCAAAAGATATTTTCTATAAGGATATTGACCTTTCTAATGAAGAAAGTTCTCTTATGGAAAAAGAGGTAACTTATAATCAAAGAGCAAATGAAGTGATTGCTGAAAGATATAAAATTCAAGATAATTATTATACTTTACAAAAAGATTACCTAGTTTTAGAAAACAGAGTAGATTTAGAAAAATCTAAATATGAAATAAAAAAATTAGAGAATACTCTTGGAAAAGTTAGTTATACAGAAGTTATGGAAGCTTTTGATAACTATCTAGAGCTTGAGGTATCAAAAGAAAAGGCTAAAAACTCTCTAAATTCATATATCTATCAGATTATAGTAAGGAGCGAAATTTAATGAAAAAGAAATTTTCAATACTAACAATTCTAGCAACACTATTTATTTTAGGAGCTTGTGGACAAAAAAGTAAAAATACTCAATCAAAAACAACATATATTGCTGAAAAATCAAAATTAGATAAAGGAAGTGGATTTATAGATGTCGATGGTAGTGTTGAAGCCAACGATACAAAAAAAATCTTCGTAGATAAAAAATTAAAAGTAAAAAAAGTTTTCGTTCAAGAGGGTGATTTTGTAGAAAAAGGTCAAATTTTAATGACTTTTGACGAAACAGAAAGAAATAATATAAAAAGAAATCTTGAAAAAGAACAATTAAATCTTTCTAAACTAAAAAGAAATTATGCTGTTGAAAAAGAATTACATAAAATTGGAGGAAGTTCAGCGAACTCAGTTAAAGATCTAAGTGAAGAGATTCGAACTTCAGAGATTAATATAGATTATTATAAAGAAGATTTAGAAAAAACAGCAGAAAAAATTGAAAGCCCTGTTAGTGGTACAATTACCACTTTATATGCTCAAGAAAATTATTCAGTTAATACTGATGATCCTCTTTTAGAACTCACAGATTTATCCGATATAAAAATTGTTTTAGAAGTTCCTGAATATGAAGTTAAAGATATCAAACTTAATCAAAAACTAACTATAAAACCTGAAGTTTTTGAAAAAAAGATATCTTATCCTGGAATAATAACAAAAATTTCTAGAGTATCACAGGTTTCTAAAAATACCTCTGAAAATGTTCTTCAAGTTGAAGTTAAACCAACCGAAGAAATTCCTCATATAGTACCTGGATTTAAAGTTTCTGCAAGAATATATTTAGGTGATGAAGAACCAGGAATCATTATTCCATCTACATCCTTACTTTTTGATGGCACTAACTATTTTATTTATATTAGTGATGAAAATGGAAATATTCAAAAAAGAATTATTGAATTTAAAGATCTCAAAGGAGATAAAGTTATTATAACAAAAGGTCTTTCTCAAGGTGAAATTTTCATAACAAATCCCAATGATAATTTAAAATCTGGAGATACCATTGAGATTACTATATCTGAAAATTCTAATAACTCTTCTCAAAAAAAGGGGAAGAAAGTACAATGATAGAAATTAAAAATTTAAACAAATATTATATAAATGGTGAAATGAAACTTCATGCTTTAAAAAATATTAATTTTTCAATAGAAAAAGGTGAGTTCGTTGCAATTATGGGAAGTAGTGGAAGTGGTAAATCAACTATGATGAATATTTTAGGTTGTTTAGACCATACTTTTGATGGAACCTATATTCTCGATAAAATTGATATTTCAAAACTTAAGGATGAAGAACTCTCAAAAATTAGAAATCAAAAAATAGGTTTTGTTTTTCAATCCTTTAATCTATTATCAAAACTATCAGCTTTAGAAAATGTTGAGCTTCCTTTAGTTTATGCAGCAGTTCATCATAAAGAAAGAGCTGATAAAGCTAAGGAAGTTCTAGAAAAAGTTGGTCTTAGTGATAGATTAAATCATAAACCAAATGAACTTTCTGGCGGACAAAGACAAAGAGTTGCTATAGCTAGAGCCCTTGTTAATGAACCTGCTATAATTTTAGCTGATGAGCCCACTGGAAATCTTGATAGCACTTCTGAAAAAGAGATTATGGAACTTTTCAAAGAATTAAATAACCAAGGAAAAACCATTATAATAGTAACTCATGAACCTGAAGTAGGAAAATCTTGCAAAAGAGTTATTCGATTTAAAGATGGAGAGATAATAGAGGATGTGAGAAACTTATGAATTTCTTAGAAAGTTTAAAAGGTGCCATCCAAAATTTGAAAGGAAATAAGATTAGATCATTTTTAACAATGTTAGGTATTATCATTGGTATTTCATCTGTTATAACAATGTCTGCTATAGGAAAAGGTGGACAGCAAAATATAACTGGTGATTTAAAGGAAGGTGGATATGGAAAATTTACCATATCTATTGATAAAGACGATGAAGAATTTAGATGGAAATATCTTTTAGAACCTGAAATTGTAGATTCTCTAAAAGAAACAAATATTTTTAAAAATGTTAGTGCTAATATAAGTACTCGTGTATTTTTAGAGCTTGGAAAAAGAAGGGAAATAATTCAACTTATTGCTACTACACCTGACTACGAAAAAATTGATAAAGCTGAATATATTTTTGGAAGAAAATTTTTACCTTTTGAATATGAAAAGGGAGAAAAGATTCTAGTTATTGATAATTTAACAGCCAAGGATCTTTTTGGAAGTGCTGATAAAGCTATTGGAAAAGAGATGTCTTTTGCAGTTGGAAGGAAAAATAGCCCCATTACATATAAAATTGTGGGAGTTTTTAAAAACCCTCTTGAAGAACTTATTACAGTTATGGGTGGAAGAAGAATTCCTAGATTTATGAGGACTCCTTTAAATACCTATGATAAAGTTTATAATCTTTCAAAAGGTGGATATAATTCTATTATTGTTGAATCTAAAAATCCTGAAAATTTAGCTGCTGATATGAAAAATGCTAATATAATTTTAGAGGACATAACTGGAGTTAAAGGCCTTTATCAAGTTGAAACTATGAGTAATGCTGCTGCATCTTTTGATAATATTTTAAGTACTCTTAACCTTTTTATTACTTTTGTTGCTGGCATTTCGCTATTTGTTGGTGGAATTGGAGTTATGAACATAATGCTTGTAAGTGTTATTGAAAGAACTAAAGAAATTGGAATTAGAAAAGCTATCGGTGCAACAAATAAAGATATACTTATTCAATTTTTAATGGAATCTGTTATTTTAACTGGAATTGGTGGAATTGTTGGAGTTTTAATTGGTATTACTTTAGCCTTAGTTATTGGTTACTTTGTTAATATACCTCCCGTATTTTCTGTATTTTCAATAACTTTAGCCTTAGGAGTTTCAACTTTCATTGGAGTTATATTTGGAGTAACTCCTGCAAAAAAAGCTTCACAGCTTAATCCAATTGATGCTTTAAGAGCTGAGTAAATTTTTTAAAAATATTTTTATATAATAAAATCCATCATTTTAGTAATTTTTTAATTTTAAAAATGATGGATTTATTTTATTATAACTTCATTTATTTTATTATAACTTTATTTTTTTTCTATAATACTTTTTAAATAACCATATCCTTTTTCTTCCATATTTTTCAATGGAATAAATTCGATAGCAGCACTATTTATGCAATATCTTAAACCTCCGAATTCTCTTGGTCCGTCGTCAAATACATGTCCTAAATGAGCTTTTCCAACTCTACTCACTACCTCAACTCTTTCCATATTGAAGCTACTATCTCTATGATAATTCACTACCTCTGGTGCAATTGGTTTTGAAAAACTTGGCCATCCACATTGAGAATTAAATTTATCTTTAGATGAAAAAAGTGGTTCTCCCGTTGTAACATCAACATAAATTCCTGACTCAAAAAAATCCCAATATTCATTATTAAAAGCTCTTTCTGTATCTGCTAATTGTGTTACTTTATATTGTTTTTCTGTTAATTTAGATTTTAATTCATTATCTGATAATTTAGTATATTTATTTTCATCAATTATTATATTATCGGCTTTTGATAAATCTATATGACAATAACCATTCGGATTTTTCTTTAAATAATCTTGATGGTAATCTTCTGCTAAATCAAATCTAATTAAAGGCGTTACTTCTACCATAATTTTTTTAGGATAATTTTTTTGAAGTAATGTAATCTCTTTCTCGATAATCTCCTTATCTTCTAAATCTGTATAATAAATTCCTGTTCTGTATTGAGTTCCTTTATCATTTCCTTGCTTATTTAAACTAGTTGGATCTATAATTCTAAAATAGTATTTTAAAAGTGTTTCTAAACTTATTTTCTCAGAATTATATATTACTTCAACAGTTTCAGCATGTCCTGTCCCGTTATATATAACGTCTTCATATGTTGGATTTTCTGTTATTCCATTTGCATATCCTGAATTAGCATCAATCACCCCATTAATTCTTTTCATATAAGCTTCTACTCCCCAAAAACATCCACCAGCTAAATATATTTTCTTAATATTTTTCACTTTATCACCTCTAAGAGTTTTTTATTATTATATTTATTCTACATATCAACTGTCAAATTTCTTCTTAAATTAAAAAGAAATTAAAAAAAAACTTGTAAAAACTAAAAAGATTAGTATTTATGAAAGGAAGGTAAATTTATGGATAGCTTAAATGATAATAAGTTTTACAAAAAAGATTTAAAAGAAATCTATAAAATTTTTGATAGTAGCGAAACTGGATTAACATCTTATAAAGTTAAAAATTGGATTAATCGTGGAGCTAAAAATTTATTGACCAAGGCTCCTGAAAAAACTTTTCTTTCAAGGGTTTTGGTAGCTATTTCAGAACCTATGGTTAAAGTTTTAATAATAGCTATTTTTTTGACAATTATAATAAATATAATGTCTATTGAGCAACATCAAACTCCAGACTGGGGACAAACTATTGGAATAACCTTTTCAGTTCTTTTAGCAACTTTAGTAACTGTATTTATGGAGAAAAGATCCCAAGACGCCTTTCTTGCTTTAAAAGAAATTGGAGATAAAAGAAATATTAAGGTTATGAGAGAAGGTACAATTTATGAAATCCCTATCGAAGATATTTTTCCAGGAGATATTATTTTTATATCTACAGGAGATAAAATTCCTGCTGATGGAAGAATAATTGAAAATAATGATTTAGAAATTGACGAGTCTCTATTAACAGGAGAAAGTCAAGCTTCTAGAAAAATTCAAGAACCTCTACAAGGAGATAATTATTCTCTTGGTGAAAGACTTAATATGGTTTATTCTGGAACCTTTGTAGTTTCAGGTCATGCTAAAATTCTAGTAACTGCTATTGGAGACAATACTGAAATTGGAAAAATATCTACATCTGTACAAATCGAATATAATATTCTAACTCCATTGCAAAAAGAATTAGGAAATTTAGGTAAAAAAATTGCTATTG
This genomic interval from Cetobacterium somerae ATCC BAA-474 contains the following:
- a CDS encoding TolC family protein; translation: MKKYILITLLLSKLIYSQEVSLDKLLNEINKTSYENQIYNIKNNQNNFKEDYYKTGRYNGVKVDGGTEYKDKENRYTFESSVSYGDFYVQGEKVKNDENKVTYGAKRSLKDLVFSKDDNELSKLKVTRDITKIDLKQGIESQKLSLINLYKDYKDNQFELKLKQNALQTLEKEKKVLEKSYQMGSIPKIDLDSLLVSYNSIKLEIDKIEHILEKIIERFYYDYGLKLQEAKLADIAPNKNNLEKYISLVGEKDLKKLNLEKEITKENIKYLKYDNKVPEISVGVERNTLNDENRVFLKFSKDIFYKDIDLSNEESSLMEKEVTYNQRANEVIAERYKIQDNYYTLQKDYLVLENRVDLEKSKYEIKKLENTLGKVSYTEVMEAFDNYLELEVSKEKAKNSLNSYIYQIIVRSEI
- a CDS encoding ABC transporter permease, coding for MNFLESLKGAIQNLKGNKIRSFLTMLGIIIGISSVITMSAIGKGGQQNITGDLKEGGYGKFTISIDKDDEEFRWKYLLEPEIVDSLKETNIFKNVSANISTRVFLELGKRREIIQLIATTPDYEKIDKAEYIFGRKFLPFEYEKGEKILVIDNLTAKDLFGSADKAIGKEMSFAVGRKNSPITYKIVGVFKNPLEELITVMGGRRIPRFMRTPLNTYDKVYNLSKGGYNSIIVESKNPENLAADMKNANIILEDITGVKGLYQVETMSNAAASFDNILSTLNLFITFVAGISLFVGGIGVMNIMLVSVIERTKEIGIRKAIGATNKDILIQFLMESVILTGIGGIVGVLIGITLALVIGYFVNIPPVFSVFSITLALGVSTFIGVIFGVTPAKKASQLNPIDALRAE
- the msrAB gene encoding bifunctional peptide-methionine (S)-S-oxide reductase MsrA/peptide-methionine (R)-S-oxide reductase MsrB, translated to MKNIKKIYLAGGCFWGVEAYMKRINGVIDANSGYANGITENPTYEDVIYNGTGHAETVEVIYNSEKISLETLLKYYFRIIDPTSLNKQGNDKGTQYRTGIYYTDLEDKEIIEKEITLLQKNYPKKIMVEVTPLIRFDLAEDYHQDYLKKNPNGYCHIDLSKADNIIIDENKYTKLSDNELKSKLTEKQYKVTQLADTERAFNNEYWDFFESGIYVDVTTGEPLFSSKDKFNSQCGWPSFSKPIAPEVVNYHRDSSFNMERVEVVSRVGKAHLGHVFDDGPREFGGLRYCINSAAIEFIPLKNMEEKGYGYLKSIIEKK
- a CDS encoding ABC transporter ATP-binding protein yields the protein MIEIKNLNKYYINGEMKLHALKNINFSIEKGEFVAIMGSSGSGKSTMMNILGCLDHTFDGTYILDKIDISKLKDEELSKIRNQKIGFVFQSFNLLSKLSALENVELPLVYAAVHHKERADKAKEVLEKVGLSDRLNHKPNELSGGQRQRVAIARALVNEPAIILADEPTGNLDSTSEKEIMELFKELNNQGKTIIIVTHEPEVGKSCKRVIRFKDGEIIEDVRNL
- a CDS encoding efflux RND transporter periplasmic adaptor subunit, which codes for MKKKFSILTILATLFILGACGQKSKNTQSKTTYIAEKSKLDKGSGFIDVDGSVEANDTKKIFVDKKLKVKKVFVQEGDFVEKGQILMTFDETERNNIKRNLEKEQLNLSKLKRNYAVEKELHKIGGSSANSVKDLSEEIRTSEINIDYYKEDLEKTAEKIESPVSGTITTLYAQENYSVNTDDPLLELTDLSDIKIVLEVPEYEVKDIKLNQKLTIKPEVFEKKISYPGIITKISRVSQVSKNTSENVLQVEVKPTEEIPHIVPGFKVSARIYLGDEEPGIIIPSTSLLFDGTNYFIYISDENGNIQKRIIEFKDLKGDKVIITKGLSQGEIFITNPNDNLKSGDTIEITISENSNNSSQKKGKKVQ